A single window of Anopheles moucheti chromosome 2, idAnoMoucSN_F20_07, whole genome shotgun sequence DNA harbors:
- the LOC128310078 gene encoding exportin-2 — translation MEINENNFERLGNYLQQTLNPDPEVRRPAERFIESIEVSQNYPLLCLHLIDRPQVDMTIRVAAAIAFKNFVKRNWGFHLDNDGPNKVSESDRSGIKSLIVPMMLKSPAAIQKQLSDAVSIIGKYDFPTKWPELMDEMIEKFATGDFHIINGVLQTAHSLFKRYRYEFKSQELWEEIKYVLDKMAKPLTDLLQATLGLAEAHAGNKEALMVIYNSLVLVCKVFFSLNSQDLPEFFEDNMETWMKAFHGLLTVDVPCLKTDDDEDAGVLEHLRSQICENLCMYALKYDEEFGPYMPQFVTAVWELLVNTRIHTKYDSLVSNALRFLSTVAERSHYRHLFEDPNVLASICEKVIIPNMDFRVSDEELFEDNPEEYIRRDIEGSDVETRRRAACDLVKSLLQKFEAKIVEIFGQYLQVLLAKYAENTANNWKAKDTAIYLVTSMAAKGQTQKHGVTQTSELVPLPQFTQQQIIPELERADVNQLPVLKADALKFIMTFRTILGPQIIVATMPLVAKHLGAASVVVHTYAACTIDKILTMRGPDKQPIVTKEILSPLSAELIAGLFAAITVQGSNENEYIMKCIMRVLNTLQEASLPFMIVVLPRLTDILSTVAKNPSKPHFNHYLFETLSLSVKLVCKADPNAVSSFEEALFPVFQGILQQDVLEFMPYVFQMLSLFLEIREGKSNIPETYLALFPCLLTPALWERPGNVTPLIRLLCAFVRQASAQISADDKLNGVLGVFQKMIASKNNDHEGFYLLQNLLLYYPPEELGRSMRQIFSLLFQRLSSSKTTKFVRSFIVFLCLYSARVGPQALMQMIESIQAQMFGMVVERVFIPDINKVSGELEQKIVSVGITKLLCECPEMLAEPYVVFWPKLLQTVVQIFELPPDESAIDGENFIEIEDVPGYQAAYSQLNFAQSKPVDPLQDVGNVRQYLVQNIGNLAQSNAGKVGTLIAALPADHQEALQKYCAQSGVQIA, via the exons ATGGAGATCAATGAGAATAATTTCGAACGATTGGGCAACTACCTGCAGCAAACACTCAATCCGGATCCGGAAGTGCGCCGTCCAG CGGAACGGTTCATTGAAAGCATCGAAGTTAGCCAGAACTATCCGTTGCTATGTTTGCATCTAATCGATCGGCCCCAGGTGGACATGACGATCCGTGTGGCGGCCGCAATCGCGTTCAAGAATTTCGTCAAGCGCAACTGGGGCTTCCATCTGGACAATGACGGCCCAAACAAGGTGAGCGAGTCGGATCGGAGCGGCATCAAGAGTTTGATTGTGCCGATGATGCTCAAGTCCCCAGCCGCTATACAGAAGCAACTGAGCGATGCGGTCAGTATCATAGGAAAGTACGACTTCCCGACCAAGTGGCCGGAGCTGATGGACGAGATGATTGAAAAGTTTGCCACTGGGGATTTTCACATCATTAACGGGGTGCTGCAAACAGCCCACTCACTGTTCAAACGCTACCGGTACGAGTTCAAATCGCAGGAGCTGTGGGAAGAGATTAAGTACGTGCTGGATAAGATGGCCAAACCGCTCACCGATCTGTTGCAGGCCACGCTTGGATTGGCCGAGGCACACGCTGGCAATAAGGAAGCGCTTATGGTCATCTACAACTCGCTTGTGCTCGTGTGCAAGGTGTTCTTTTCGCTCAACTCGCAGGATTTGCCCGAGTTCTTCGAGGATAACATGGAAACGTGGATGAAAGCGTTCCATGGGCTGCTGACGGTGGACGTACCGTGCCTGAAGACGGACGATGATGAGGACGCTGGCGTACTCGAACATCTGCGGTCGCAAATCTGTGAAAACCTGTGCATGTACGCGCTCAAGTACGACGAAGAGTTTGGACCGTACATGCCGCAGTTCGTGACCGCCGTCTGGGAGTTGCTTGTGAACACCCGCATCCACACAAAGTACGATTCGCTCGTTTCGAATGCGCTCAGGTTTTTGAGCACTGTCGCGGAACGGAGCCACTATCGCCATCTGTTCGAGGATCCGAATGTGCTGGCCAGTATCTGCGAGAAGGTGATCATACCAAACATGGACTTTCGTGTGTCGGACGAGGAACTGTTCGAGGACAACCCGGAGGAGTACATCCGGCGGGATATCGAGGGTTCGGATGTGGAGACACGGCGACGGGCTGCCTGCGATCTGGTGAAGTCACTGTTGCAAAAGTTCGAAGCAAAGATAGTGGAAATTTTTGGCCAATATCTACAGGTCCTGCTGGCGAAGTATGCCGAAAATACGGCCAACAACTGGAAGGCGAAAGATACCGCCATCTATTTGGTCACCTCAATGGCAGCGAAAGGTCAAACGCAGAAGCATGGCGTTACGCAAACGTCCGAGCTGGTCCCGCTGCCGCAGTTCACCCAGCAGCAGATTATTCCCGAGCTGGAGCGAGCTGACGTCAATCAGCTGCCGGTACTGAAAGCGGATGCACTTAAATTCATTATGACATTCCGTACGATTTTGGGTCCACAAATTATCGTCGCCACGATGCCACTTGTTGCGAAACATCTAGGCGCGGCAAGCGTTGTGGTGCACACGTACGCAGCTTGCACGATTGACAAAATTCTCACGATGCGCGGCCCGGATAAGCAACCGATCGTGACGAAGGAGATCCTGTCGCCGCTCAGTGCAGAACTGATAGCGGGTCTGTTTGCGGCGATCACTGTACAGGGCTCGAACGAGAACGAGTACATCATGAAGTGCATCATGCGTGTGCTAAACACGCTGCAGGAAGCATCGCTACCGTTCATGATTGTGGTATTGCCACGTCTTACCGATATACTGTCCACCGTTGCGAAGAACCCATCGAAACCTCACTTTAATCACTATCTGTTCGAgacactttctctctctgtgaA ACTCGTCTGTAAAGCCGATCCAAATGCTGTAAGTTCGTTCGAGGAGGCCCTATTTCCCGTTTTCCAAGGCATATTGCAACAGGACGTGCTGG AATTTATGCCGTACGTGTTCCAGATGTTATCACTCTTTTTGGAAATACGCGAGGGAAAAAGCAACATTCCTGAAACGTATCTGGCATTGTTTCCCTGTCTGCTTACGCCAGCTCTATGGGAGCGTCCCGGCAACGTGACGCCACTGATACGATTGCTGTGCGCGTTTGTGAGACAAGCGTCCGCGCAAATTTCGGCCGATGACAAACTGAATGGTGTGCTGGGTGTGTTCCAGAAGATGATTGCCTCGAAGAATAACGATCATGAAGGGTTCTATCTGTTGCAAAACTTGCTCCTCTACTATCCACC CGAGGAGCTTGGCCGAAGTATGCGTCAGATATTTTCCTTACTGTTTCAGCGGCTTAGTTCCTCCAAAACGACCAAGTTTGTACGAAGTTTCATTGTTTTTCTCTGCCTTTACTCTGCCCGCGTTGGTCCCCAGGCGCTGATGCAGATGATAGAAAGCATTCAAGCACA AATGTTCGGCATGGTGGTCGAGCGCGTGTTCATTCCAGATATCAACAAAGTTTCGGGAGAGCTCGAGCAGAAGATCGTTTCCGTTGGCATAACGAAGCTGTTGTGCGAATGTCCGGAAATGCTTGCCGAACCGTATGTCGTGTTCTGGCCAAAGCTGCTACAGACGGTGGTACAGATCTTTGAGCTACCCCCCGACGAGTCAGCCATCGACGGGGAGAACTTTATCGAGATTGAAGATGTGCCCGGTTATCAGGCCGCTTACTCGCAGCTAAACTTTGCCCAATCGAAACCGGTCGATCCGCTGCAGGATGTGGGAAATGTGCGCCAATATCTGGTACAGAATATCGGCAACTTGGCGCAATCGAACGCGGGTAAGGTAGGTACACTGATAGCTGCATTGCCGGCCGATCACCAGGAAGCGCTGCAAAAGTACTGTGCGCAGAGTGGTGTTCAGATTGCTTAG
- the LOC128309614 gene encoding m7GpppX diphosphatase has protein sequence MLKTSTTSNDNGTNKVSECNVVDESPSQRQREGQQPPVPPTEQSTGDEICYDLAHFRTVRVLNNNSTHKCVALLGHFSNLSPDKQAVVVLEKRAFTEAEITTVPPSTTPTQREENVDSESESARSNVGEKTDSSNNGRTFFTTSSRLHKEFVNDVYGNFLASVDPELNRIKVSIIYPASEKHIVKHCAQLRYMVDETIEQYKSITLPHLEREQLSLEWLYNVLEHRKEKERILYEDPCDENGFILLPDLKWDGKTVEQLYLLALVRRRDILSLRDLTPAHLPLLRNVQSRGIAAIEKRYGIGASQLRIYLHYQPTFYHLHMHFTYLRYDPPGTGCEKAHLLSTVINNIELVGDYYQRATLSYSLKETDKLYAKFLAAASEEPATKRAKTNLDPSQ, from the exons ATGCTGAAAACAAGCACCACATCGAACGATAACGGCACAAACAAGGTTAGCGAATGTAATGTTGTCGATGAATCACCGTCTCAACGTCAACGCGAAGGTCAGCAACCACCAGTACCACCAACCGAACAAAGCACGGGCGACGAAATATGTTACGATCTGGCCCACTTTCGTACCGTGCGCGTGCTGAACAATAACAGTACGCACAAGTGTGTCGCCCTGCTGGGGCATTTCAGCAATCTTTCGCCAGACAAGCAGGCCGTCGTCGTGCTCGAGAAGCGAGCCTTCACCGAGGCCGAGATTACGACAGTGCCACCTAGCACCACTCCAACGCAGCGTGAAGAAAACGTAGACAGTGAAAGTGAATCCGCGCGTAGTAACGTGGGCGAGAAAACCGATTCATCTAATAACGGGAGGACGTTTTTCACGACGTCATCACGTTTGCACAAGGAGTTCGTTAATGATGTGTATGGGAACTTCCTTGCCTCGGTGGATCCCGAGCTGAATC GTATAAAAGTGTCCATCATCTATCCTGCTTCGGAGAAACATATCGTCAAACATTGTGCCCAACTTCGGTACATGGTCGATGAGACGATCGAACAGTACAAGAGTATTACATTACCACATCTGGAACGAGAGCAACTAAGCCTAGAG TGGCTTTACAACGTACTTGAACATCGCAAAGAGAAGGAACGTATCCTGTACGAGGATCCTTGCGACGAAAACGGATTCATCCTGCTACCCGATCTAAAATGGGATGGTAAAACGGTCGAACAGCTGTACCTGTTAGCCTTGGTTCGTCGTCGTGATATTCTTTCGCTTCGCGATCTAACTCCGGCCCATTTGCCACTGCTACGCAACGTACAGTCGCGTGGAATTGCCGCGATCGAGAAGCGGTACGGCATCGGTGCGTCGCAACTGCGCATCTATCTACACTACCAGCCCACATTCTACCATTTGCATATGCACTTCACCTACCTGCGGTACGATCCACCAGGCACGGGCTGTGAAAAGGCGCATCTCTTATCGACAGTGATCAACAACATTGAGCTGGTGGGTGATTATTATCAGCGGGCAACGCTCTCCTATTCCTTGAAGGAAACTGACAAGCTGTACGCAAAGTTTCTCGCTGCTGCAAGCGAAGAGCCTGCAACAAAGCGCGCCAAAACGAATCTTGATCCATCTCAGTAA
- the LOC128309613 gene encoding uncharacterized protein LOC128309613 codes for MIPSTGKIDRLLVELRPRLQCANFFISFPRKFADIESTTIELATDRITIVMKGERERYEIRTGDYFQLHTQTLSSLVIKNRYICFRVNTNESVFGSERLCTGQAMQDSIPDEEPFRLACNIEAGKPYRVLCNNCGGPLIQSTTDQNEPEVSFNRVLELPSEQLDTDDWFCHRHDHSHDGQQQGDSGHTHGESSNTTLSTKFEPQQHDLFYGTYYALMHRSLLQRVHVRKERFVYCKRCLQYLGSTRKNRTSVKLWYENVRFQLDRSIPLALFRTDDALELFHHLVRKTVREFNFVTHLGLPPSIKLMFELRRPGMEGDVFYLLMQIMDCKLSIFRAKQKRTGSGSSESCSDDVDDDRGKTSAPELDAHHREGGNDKTAEEDDDDDDDDVFIDSSYRKHTIKLERHRAMKLMYRYEKYEEQPLFVFWREDSNVVNLELSEPMFSAAIRYLDANSSYVPECYRVNLGFSMSYLDIS; via the coding sequence ATGATCCCGTCCACGGGGAAGATTGATCGGTTGCTGGTCGAGCTACGGCCACGGCTACAGTGTGCCAACTTTTTCATATCGTTCCCACGAAAGTTTGCCGACATCGAATCCACCACTATCGAGCTGGCCACCGATCGGATAACGATCGTGATGAAAGGTGAACGAGAGCGATACGAAATACGTACCGGCGACTACTTCCAGCTACACACCCAAACGCTCAGCTCACTGGTGATTAAGAATCGGTACATTTGCTTCCGGGTTAACACCAACGAAAGTGTGTTCGGTTCCGAACGACTATGCACCGGTCAGGCAATGCAAGATAGCATCCCGGATGAAGAGCCTTTCCGGTTAGCTTGCAATATTGAGGCTGGCAAACCGTATCGTGTGCTTTGCAACAACTGTGGCGGACCATTGATTCAGTCGACAACCGATCAAAACGAACCAGAAGTTTCGTTCAATCGCGTACTGGAATTACCCTCCGAGCAGCTAGATACAGACGACTGGTTCTGTCACCGGCACGATCACTCTCATGATGGACAACAACAGGGAGATAGTGGTCATACGCACGGTGAATCCTCCAACACTACCCTGAGCACGAAGTTCGAACCACAGCAGCACGATCTTTTCTACGGTACCTACTACGCGCTAATGCATCGTTCCCTCTTGCAGCGAGTTCATGTACGTAAGGAACGTTTCGTGTACTGCAAGCGATGCCTGCAGTATCTGGGATCGACGCGAAAGAATCGCACTTCGGTGAAGCTTTGGTACGAAAATGTTCGCTTTCAACTGGATCGCTCGATACCGCTTGCACTCTTCCGGACGGATGATGCATTGGAGTTGTTTCACCATCTCGTCCGAAAGACAGTGCGGGAGTTCAATTTCGTCACACACCTCGGTCTACCGCCATCGATAAAGCTGATGTTTGAGCTACGTCGCCCCGGAATGGAAGGcgatgtgttttatttgctgATGCAAATCATGGATTGTAAGCTGAGCATATTTCGTGCAAAACAGAAACGGACCGGTTCCGGTTCATCTGAATCGTGCTCGGACGATGTCGACGATGACCGAGGCAAGACGAGCGCACCGGAACTGGACGCGCATCACAGGGAAGGTGGGAATGATAAGACCGCGGAAgaagatgacgacgacgatgatgatgatgtgtttaTAGACAGTTCGTACCGAAAGCATACGATCAAGCTGGAACGCCACCGTGCAATGAAGCTGATGTATCGGTACGAAAAGTACGAAGAGCAACCGTTGTTCGTGTTCTGGCGGGAGGACAGTAATGTGGTCAATCTGGAGCTGTCCGAGCCAATGTTTAGCGCAGCAATCCGCTATCTGGATGCGAACTCGAGCTACGTGCCTGAGTGTTATCGTGTAAATCTTGGATTTAGTATGAGCTATCTGGATATTTCCTAG
- the LOC128310694 gene encoding probable very-long-chain enoyl-CoA reductase art-1 encodes MEVEFLDAKSSKSLGKCRVSSDTTLQALKTEVQKLKPTLTVHRQSLRLEPRGKAPKESETLKTLNVASGGKIYVRDLGPQISWKGVFLAEYAGPIFVYMIFYQRPSLIYANADNPMSLTAKIAAACWVGHYTKRLLETLFVHRFSHATMPLRNLFKNCSYYWAFAGYVAYHVNHPLFTEPCAALVYAGLATFVVSELGNFSIHLLLRNLRPAGSNVRKIPVPDANPLTQLFNFVSCPNYTYEFFSWVGYTLMTSCIPAGLFAVAGMYQMSVWAVGKHRNYKKEFKDYPKNRKAILPFVL; translated from the exons ATGGAG gtCGAATTTTTGGATGCTAAATCATCGAAATCGCTCGGCAAGTGTCGCGTTTCTAGCGACACCACACTGCAAGCACTTAAAACCGAGGTGCAAAAGCTGAAACCTACCCTGACCGTGCACCGCCAGTCGCTCCGGCTGGAACCACGCGGCAAAGCACCGAAGGAAAGCGAAACGCTGAAAACGCTTAATGTGGCCTCGGGTGGAAAAATTTACGTCCGCGATCTTGGGCCACAGATCAGCTGGAAGGGTGTGTTTCTGGCGGAATATGCGGGACCAATATTTGTCTACATGATCTTCTACCAGAGACCATCGCTGATCTACGCAAATGCCGACAATCCGATGAGTCTTACCGCCAA GATTGCGGCGGCATGCTGGGTTGGACATTACACTAAGCGTCTGCTGGAAACACTGTTCGTACACCGGTTCTCCCATGCGACAATGCCGTTGAGGAATCTGTTTAAAAACTGCTCCTATTACTGGGCGTTCGCGGGGTACGTGGCCTACCACGTTAACCATCCACTATTCACGGAACCTTGCGCCGCGCTGGTATATGCTGGATTGGCCACTTTTGTG GTCAGTGAGCTGGGCAATTTCTCCATCCATCTTTTGCTGCGCAACTTGCGACCGGCTGGTTCGAACGTGAGAAAAATCCCCGTACCGGATGCTAATCCACTTACGCAACTGTTCAA CTTTGTCTCGTGCCCGAACTACACGTACGAGTTCTTCTCGTGGGTCGGTTACACTTTGATGACGTCCTGCATTCCGGCCGGtctgtttgctgttgctggcatGTACCAGATGAGCGTGTGGGCAGTCGGCAAGCACCGTAACTACAAGAAAGAGTTCAAAGACTATCCGAAAAATCGCAAAGCTATCCTTCCATTTGTGCTGTAA
- the LOC128309896 gene encoding anillin translates to MDPFTQNILERAEKRAAALGITNTSKFPLSEFNYEVDKQTTAGASPKKKSAAKKHSAPKPPSSTTVSTRKATDGERTTTVDIGGQDNCDVALEINITTSANLQVDLGVKELENDGSVKKQWEHNIVRALEGEKENSAEAKSLIRDQSRNQLQRLGTLYSDTQDLSSPVHRTEARFHEDMKQSSKPKSKLAKLAMLADSINNWEDDTSHPDITHHRETIVPGREKKSPTARRQSPKRVGGASSSATCTGATPKKYPAPNPPKSILSPQKPGSNGGEPSGVTGKPGQTKSLKWDQKVMDTLESQGFQRRESTTSKLVYDYKEDKNGKKPETYRVPASVSTANSTSRERTTTQVDQAEEAKRSVAVTQQKKTIGTSIVPKSTGGGLVSGRAAMFEKSSGRRQSILKSGQKDPAEMSLKERMAIFEKNKGAALVPKAAFGISPSIRQITGEKDGGKPSSSGTGPMSCAAIQGSGFGSITQQARPVAPASPQSKPKADHGKLAQKIETKATGSAIRNTVEALMSDTSTISQSEISEEIRRMRQQEMDMLLNRFTKPVDMSSDTMSYDSQPIPSAPPMPPDGYLTASGRKKNKQSLEGHNNHPAKRRSDGANDSPGVIAALDDVKRIRVASTAKDGRMYPALSDIETTATESGDEGAAGDDYTTATVSGSEVSERAYRTCYGDVGDDEHAVQEEDYDEEDDDNERHQYEVDEDDDSFMYSDDDEEANIANVSLGREILQAVKLNDRRTSRGRRQSQDWNHGEEKVAQTHIPKGVSFSLNRSTASDGTDQLEDSDLVDACLEEAFVDEDGEDSETIDTPRKSSVSSNSFSYQKHSARDRCATINEEHSEKVANGGGASKRKSGTPRKSQGGHPQAAGSVDYSSPVRAELQVKPSKDDDDMVTLVHTVSFYRRQQQQQQNSITPRKIARTPVTSKATSSSPANRAGTVDSTTGFDSDEDDVSSTAESTSTGTEEGEFLVQEKVKKLLDEVCKQQTIIAQASQALNLCAATIEFSGSTESAEGERHLLVATHRRQAILDEVQRLRVEGCLRPLGAPTEKGRLTVKDITLPLKQEYMRKLASDQISGHNLVCLLKYNETVLATQTAPTLPGLLSVRFPDVLQLSNVFADFKITMEIYGMPAGREVLPHEIKYHIALGKKKGGSGSSKLLHTPKGLKSNSRLIMPPVQSPAGPQAVRSPSLTMYGLIIFSLKEIQRTSWTLNPISGCASPLDGTVNMRVNCELAVTVDYHGFLTMYEDVSGLGAWHRRWCRLQRHMINYWRYPDDEKRKAPIGSIDLQGCSTQRVGVAPRDICSRLNTLMLEFARPARDNDVESLKIVRQGKTTVERYLLSADSKEERDEWCAHLNKTLALLKAWGSSNIASS, encoded by the exons ATGGATCCATTCACACAG AACATACTCGAGCGTGCTGAAAAACGTGCAGCCGCCCTCGGCATTACGAACACTTCGAAGTTCCCACTGTCGGAATTTAACTACGAAGTGGACAAGCAAACCACTGCTGGAGCTTCTCCGAAGAAAAAGTCCGCCGCGAAGAAACATTCCGCACCGAAGCCGCCGTCGTCAACGACCGTATCGACGCGCAAGGCTACGGACGGCGAACGTACCACGACGGTGGACATTGGCGGGCAAGACAACTGTGATGTGGCGCTGGAAATAAACATCACCACAAGCGCTAACCTGCAGGTTGATCTGGGCGTGAAAGAGTTGGAAAACGATGGCAGCGTTAAAAAGCAATGGGAACATAACATTGTACGTGCACTTGAGGGTGAGAAGGAGAACAGCGCCGAGGCGAAAAGTCTTATCCGAGACCAGAGCCGGAATCAGCTGCAACGACTCGGTACGCTCTACTCGGATACGCAGGATCTTTCGTCCCCGGTGCACCGGACCGAGGCACGGTTTCACGAAGATATGAAGCAAAGCAGTAAACCGAAGTCTAAACTGGCGAAGTTAGCAATGCTGGCGGATTCGATTAACAATTGGGAGGATGATACGTCGCACCCGGACATTACGCATCACCGTGAGACGATTGTACCGGGTAGGGAGAAAAAATCGCCTACCGCACGTCGGCAAAGTCCGAAGCGTGTTGGTGGTGCTTCGTCTTCTGCAACATGTACGGGTGCAACTCCCAAGAAGTACCCTGCACCAAATCCACCGAAATCGATCCTAAGCCCACAGAAGCCGGGTAGTAACGGTGGTGAGCCCTCTGGGGTGACAGGTAAACCAGGGCAAACGAAATCACTGAAATGGGATCAGAAGGTAATGGACACGCTCGAATCGCAAGGTTTTCAGAGACGCGAATCAACCACTTCCAAACTGGTGTACGATTACAAGGAGGATAAGAATGGCAAAAAACCCGAAACCTATCGGGTACCAGCATCGGTATCAACCGCTAATTCAACATCACGCGAACGGACTACTACACAGGTGGACCAAGCAGAGGAAGCCAAAAGGTCTGTGGCTGTTACtcagcagaaaaaaacgatCGGAACGTCGATTGTGCCCAAGTCCACGGGCGGTGGGTTGGTATCTGGACGGGCAGcaatgtttgaaaaatcatCCGGACGGCGACAGTCAAtcttgaaatcaggtcaaaaaGATCCGGCCGAAATGTCGCTCAAGGAACGTATGGCTATTTTCGAGAAGAATAAGGGTGCCGCTCTGGTACCAAAGGCAGCATTCGGCATAAGCCCTTCGATACGGCAGATCACCGGTGAGAAGGACGGCGGAAAACCATCCTCGTCCGGAACGGGACCAATGTCCTGTGCTGCCATTCAGGGGTCTGGCTTCGGGAGTATAACACAGCAAGCACGACCCGTTGCTCCAGCATCTCCGCAGAGCAAACCAAAGGCTGATCACGGTAAATTGGCACAGAAAATTGAAACGAAAGCAACTGGTTCCGCTATTCGCAACACTGTTGAAGCTCTGATGTCGGACACGAGCACGATTTCGCAGTCGGAAATATCGGAAGAAATCCGTCGTATGCGTCAGCAGGAGATGGACATGTTGCTTAATCGTTTTACAAAACCAGTGGACATGTCGTCGGATACGATGTCGTACGATTCACAGCCCATTCCATCCGCTCCACCGATGCCCCCGGATGGTTATCTGACGGCTAGCGGCAGGAAGAAAAATAAGCAATCGTTGGAAGGTCACAATAACCATCCAGCCAAACGCCGCAGTG ATGGTGCCAACGATAGTCCGGGCGTGATCGCCGCTTTGGATGATGTGAAACGTATACGGGTAGCTTCGACGGCGAAAGATGGACGCATGTATCCGGCACTGAGCGATATTGAAACGACCGCGACCGAATCTGGTGATGAAGGGGCGGCCGGTGATGATTATACTACCGCCACCGTGTCCGGCTCGGAAGTGTCCGAGCGTGCCTACCGGACATGCTACGGAGATGTTGGGGACGATGAACATGCCGTACAGGAGGAGGATTACGACGAAGaggatgatgataatgaacGGCATCAGTACGAAGTGGATGAGGACGACGACAG CTTCATGTACTCCGACGATGACGAAGAGGCTAACATCGCCAACGTAAGCCTGGGACGCGAAATTCTACAGGCGGTCAAACTTAACGATCGTCGCACTAGTCGTGGTCGACGTCAAAGCCAAGACTGGAAC CACGGGGAAGAAAAGGTTGCTCAGACGCACATACCGAAAGGTGTGTCATTCAGCCTGAATCGTTCCACTGCCAGCGATGGTACGGATCAGCTCGAGGACAGCGATCTGGTCGATGCCTGCCTCGAGGAAGCATTTGTTGACGAAGACGGCGAAGACAGTGAAACGATTGATACACCT CGTAAATCTTCTGTGTCGTCTAACAGTTTCTCCTACCAGAAACACTCAGCGCGCGATCGTTGTGCTACGATCAATGAAGAGCACTCCGAAAAGGTGGCCAACGGTGGTGGTGCTTCCAAGCGTAAATCCGGCACACCCCGCAAGAGTCAAGGTGGCCATCCGCAGGCTGCTGGTTCCGTTGACTATAGCAGTCCGGTACGTGCGGAACTGCAGGTGAAACCTTCTAAAGACGACGACGATATGGTCACATTGGTGCACACCGTCAGTTTCTATCGtcgtcaacagcagcagcaacagaattCGATCACTCCACGAAAAATCGCACGTACACCGGTAACATCGAAGGCAACAAGCTCCTCACCGGCGAACCGAGCGGGTACGGTTGATTCCACAACCGGATTCGATTCGGACGAAGACGATGTATCTAGTACGGCAGAGTCTACCTCGACCGGCACGGAGGAAGGTGAATTTTTGGTACaggaaaaggtgaaaaaacTATTGGACGAAGTTTGCAAACAGCAGACGATTATTGCACAGGCTAGCCAGGCGTTGAACCTTTGCGCTGCCACAATCGAATTTTCTGGCTCAACGGAATCGGCCGAAGGCGAACGCCATCTGCTCGTTGCGA CCCATCGCCGTCAAGCCATTTTGGACGAGGTGCAACGTCTCCGCGTAGAAGGCTGTCTGCGGCCGCTGGGTGCGCCCACGGAAAAGGGTCGGCTGACGGTGAAGGATATCACGCTGCCCCTCAAACAGGAGTACATGCGTAAGCTGGCTTCGGATCAAATCAGTGGCCATAATTTGGTCTGTCTGCTGAAGTATAATGAAACGGTGTTGGCCACACAGACGGCACCCACATTGCCGGGACTGCTATCCGTACGGTTTCCCGATGTGCTGCAGCTGAGCAATGTGTTTGCTGATTTTAAA ATAACGATGGAAATTTACGGCATGCCCGCTGGTCGCGAGGTTCTGCCACACGAGATTAAGTACCATATTGCGTTGGGCAAAAAGAAAGGTGGTAGCGGATCGAGCAAACTACTCCATACACCGAAGGGATTGAAAAGCAACTCGCGACTCATAATGCCTCCCGTACAATCGCCGGCCGGTCCGCAAGCCGTTCGGTCACCGTCGCTTACAATGTACGGATTAATCATTTTCTCGCTAAAAGAAATTCAACGTACGAGCTGGACGCTTAATCCCATCTCGGGCTGTGCCAGCCCGTTGGATGGTACCGTAAATATGCGTGTTAACTGCGAGCTTGCGGTCACGGTGGACTATCACGGCTTTTTGACAATGTACGAGGACGTGTCAGGACTGGGCGCTTGGCATCGGCGCTGGTGTCGACTGCAACGCCACATGATCAACTACTGGAGGTATCCGGACGACGAGAAGCGGAAGGCACCGATTGGCAGTATTGATCTGCAGGGCTGCAGCACGCAGCGTGTCGGTGTTGCACCGCGCGATATCTGTTCGCGGTTGAACACGTTGATGCTGGAGTTTGCACGCCCCGCCCGGGACAACGACGTTGAGTCGCTGAAAATCGTTCGCCAAGGCAAAACCACTGTTGAAAG gTATCTGCTTTCGGCGGATTCGAAAGAGGAACGAGACGAATGGTGTGCCCATCTGAACAAAACGTTGGCACTGTTAAAAGCGTGGGGTTCGAGTAACATCGCCAGTAGCTAA
- the LOC128296880 gene encoding HIG1 domain family member 1A, mitochondrial-like, producing MSRKVPSFDETHSDKLARKARESPFMPIGIAGLVAVCAIGAYKYKHRGGMSTSVFLMQLRVAAQGTVVAALSIGLGYTMANEYIFNKKDD from the coding sequence ATGAGCAGGAAGGTTCCATCGTTCGACGAGACCCACTCGGATAAACTCGCCCGCAAGGCCCGAGAATCGCCCTTTATGCCGATCGGGATTGCCGGACTGGTAGCTGTGTGTGCCATCGGTGCATACAAATACAAGCACCGAGGAGGGATGTCCACGTCCGTGTTCCTAATGCAGTTGCGAGTAGCCGCCCAAGGTACCGTAGTTGCCGCTTTGTCCATTGGTCTTGGCTACACGATGGCAAACGAGTATATCTTTAACAAAAAAGATGATTAA